A window from Garra rufa chromosome 14, GarRuf1.0, whole genome shotgun sequence encodes these proteins:
- the rbp2a gene encoding retinol-binding protein 2a, whose translation MPADFNGTWEMVSNDKFDDVMKALDIDFATRKIAVHLKQTKVIVQNGDKFETKTLSTFRNYEVNFNIGEEFDEHTKGLDNRDVKTLVTWDGDKLVCVQKGEKENRGWRQWIEGDLLHLEIHCQDKVCHQVFKKKN comes from the exons ATGCCGGCTGATTTCAATGGAACATGGGAGATGGTCAGCAATGACAAATTTGATGATGTCATGAAGGCTTTAG ATATTGACTTTGCCACCCGTAAGATTGCAGTGCATCTCAAACAGACCAAGGTCATTGTGCAGAATGGAGACAAATTTGAGACCAAAACTCTCAGCACCTTCAGAAACTATGAGGTCAATTTCAACATAGGGGAGGAGTTTGATGAGCACACAAAAGGCCTGGACAACAGAGATGTTAAG aCCCTGGTGACGTGGGATGGTGATAAACTGGTGTGTGTTCAAAAGGGAGAAAAGGAGAACCGTGGCTGGAGGCAATGGATTGAAGGAGATCTGCTTCACTTG gagaTCCATTGTCAGGACAAAGTCTGCCATCAAGTCTTCAAGAAGAAGAACTAA